A genomic window from Cloacibacillus evryensis DSM 19522 includes:
- a CDS encoding DUF3798 domain-containing protein, producing the protein MRRATVFLFALIAASFMATAAFAAPAFHIGVATLTVSQAEDTYRGAERLIKEYGDVANGGMIKHVTMPDNFMSEMETTISQIVGLADDPKMKVIVVDDAIPGTTEAFRRVKEKRKDILCFAGEPQEDPNVITSTADFAVGVDNIMRGYLIINTAKKLGAKTFVHISFPRHMSYELLSRRRAIMEQACKDLGMKFAFETAPDPTSDVGVAGAQQFILEKVPAWVQKYGKDSAFFCTNDAQTEPLLKQVAKYGAIFVEPDLPSPLMGYPGAFGIDLKKEAGNWPAIMKKVEKTVVASGGKGRMGTWPYSYGWSTVCALAEYGKRITEGSAKLYNLKDLWKCYDKYTPGAEWNGAPYYDMAKQMKIKKFVLVYEDTYVFGRGYMGVTKEKVPEKYIKLK; encoded by the coding sequence ATGAGAAGAGCAACAGTCTTTCTTTTTGCGCTGATCGCCGCGTCATTTATGGCGACGGCGGCCTTTGCCGCGCCGGCCTTTCACATCGGAGTCGCGACGCTGACCGTTTCCCAGGCCGAAGACACCTACCGCGGCGCCGAACGCCTGATCAAGGAATACGGCGACGTGGCTAACGGCGGCATGATCAAGCATGTCACGATGCCTGACAACTTCATGTCGGAGATGGAGACGACGATCTCCCAGATAGTCGGACTCGCCGACGACCCCAAGATGAAGGTCATCGTAGTCGACGACGCGATCCCCGGAACGACGGAGGCCTTCCGCCGCGTCAAGGAGAAGAGGAAGGACATCCTCTGCTTCGCCGGAGAACCGCAGGAGGACCCGAACGTGATCACGAGCACCGCGGACTTCGCGGTCGGCGTGGACAACATCATGCGCGGCTACCTCATCATCAACACCGCAAAGAAGCTTGGAGCTAAGACCTTCGTGCACATCTCCTTCCCGCGCCACATGAGCTACGAGCTGCTTTCACGCCGCCGCGCGATCATGGAGCAGGCCTGCAAGGATCTCGGCATGAAGTTTGCCTTTGAGACGGCCCCCGACCCCACGAGCGACGTAGGCGTGGCCGGAGCGCAGCAGTTCATCCTTGAAAAGGTCCCGGCGTGGGTACAGAAGTACGGCAAGGATTCGGCTTTCTTCTGCACCAACGACGCGCAGACGGAGCCGCTCCTCAAGCAGGTCGCCAAATACGGCGCGATCTTTGTCGAGCCAGACCTTCCCTCGCCGCTGATGGGCTATCCCGGAGCGTTCGGCATCGACCTCAAGAAAGAGGCCGGAAACTGGCCCGCGATCATGAAGAAGGTTGAAAAGACGGTCGTGGCTTCCGGAGGCAAGGGACGCATGGGAACATGGCCCTATTCCTACGGATGGAGCACGGTCTGCGCCCTCGCCGAATACGGTAAGCGCATAACCGAAGGCAGCGCGAAGCTTTACAACCTTAAAGACCTCTGGAAGTGCTATGACAAATACACTCCCGGCGCGGAATGGAACGGCGCGCCTTACTATGATATGGCGAAACAGATGAAGATAAAGAAATTTGTTCTCGTCTACGAGGATACCTATGTATTCGGACGCGGTTACATGGGCGTGACCAAGGAAAAGGTTCCCGAGAAATACATCAAACTTAAGTAA